A single window of Pyrus communis chromosome 10, drPyrComm1.1, whole genome shotgun sequence DNA harbors:
- the LOC137748679 gene encoding uncharacterized protein has product MSHSVDTLGFRPPQFSEDLAWLPGWLQQHQKEQLDECTNELKGTYLELASKDLRIFQGNTSEGRDANTFSHEEVGYKSCHLFLSGEDNSAVSLASSPGNVLHFHLHLSSNGYSQCSPLQPLDASQNHLESNTVLSVQLNNTSVGSELKSCSKIGLNVGGINSLPPKSIEKPREDTVPPCPSNNKKSASHSDEKLDTRYLKAADISDAVELSIAASEALVINEIMGSGLPSDVLPTAVVLEAALQVKKARLEWLDDSLDGPAEETENCDSLSDLDDFTMADVYKDVGLSQSIPSDECACDSAISQVKETPLSGILYECVNLSDSSELRAQCVKFDDIPMQKELGQNLVMDLKSTENFHPESVNYEREQLHDKLVLGSNISVARYDPSALKNSDGFIMKQTVGAMVDVASFQPQNNVNFRPQAWNSGNSKGEDTVSYLASNRFRSRWLGGWTGQDASATPELKQNTKSVMKCFAGETSFFSESADIAPDVNSFVQVHDTKFYRTSQSSIAFSGLHDEDNNGIMLSQDVATSSSLSSVDPLCSVVPCSISSENASLTLAHNQKDKENHNEECFRPTQELAVENSHKSSNPIIKFPHEDGPSMPTINGEHSPVTVRRQMISLRTYSTLLPNLVSIFDGGSFYRDRSFELELDQRLNPLNKDVPCDRSSDKRSYKESLPSNTVSSYSTGRDSEGNGETTLDVNPVATLKDQKRSYHKTEGNGNELPIQALKKRRQPLIFNHRSRFRIQASKPLMNNSTLEKHLKLDLLPENVVKLQQNEELHTIQSACKNFPDRDVLVKKRVHFCEADIAVQQNKNLQKLDSSTEYCSNARASKRWKHPKFQSHERSSRTNCHLKSGKRLLFHGIEFLLTGFSSQKEKDIERQIWKHGGIVLSDIPSPNLRAKRSLRSNGYHLPIILCMNKLQTTKFLYGCAVNSLILKVDWLTNSISAGCILLPEKKYMILPNRADAEHIIIGEPFHHNRNYVFEKVGIMLHGKHNFYSKLAKIIKHGGGKVFKTLQWLVHSLDKEKVTLGAIVAEDEGRTSRHLRQCASEQKIAVMPVSWIIKGLYLGKLLPFPDKGRPALPTIKISEIPVSAKVSEDL; this is encoded by the exons CAGCACCAGAAAGAACAATTGGATGAATGCACCAACGAACTTAAGGGTACCTACTTAGAGCTAGCGTCCAAG GATTTGAGAATTTTTCAAGGAAACACTAGTGAAGGAAGAGATGCTAATACATTTTCACATGAGGAAGTTGGGTACAAAAGCTGTCATTTATTCTTATCTGGGGAAGACAATTCTGCAGTTAGCCTTGCTTCATCTCCTGGAAAT GTACTTCATTTCCATCTTCATCTTTCATCAAATGGATATTCACAATGTAGCCCACTTCAACCTTTGGATGCTTCTCAAAATCATCTTGAATCCAATACAGTTCTCTCCGTGCAACTAAATAACACCTCAGTGGGTTCCGAATTGAAGAGCTGCTCCAAAATTGGCCTAAATGTTGGTGGGATAAATTCTTTACCTCCAAAGTCCATTGAAAAACCCAGGGAGGATACTGTTCCACCCTGCCCCTCCAATAACAAGAAATCAGCAAGTCATTCTGATGAAAAGCTTGATACCAGGTACCTGAAAGCAGCTGACATCTCTGATGCTGTTGAACTCTCCATTGCAGCATCTGAAGCATTGGTTATAAATGAAATAATGGGGAGTGGCTTGCCTTCGGACGTATTGCCAACAGCAGTGGTACTGGAAGCAGCCCTTCAAGTAAAGAAAGCAAGATTGGAGTGGCTAGATGATTCCTTAGATGGCCCAGCTGAGGAAACTGAAAATTGTGATTCTCTCTCAGATTTGGATGATTTCACCATGGCCGATGTATATAAAGATGTAGGGTTGTCTCAGAGCATACCTTCTGATGAGTGTGCATGTGATTCAGCTATTTCCCAAGTGAAAGAGACCCCTCTCTCTGGAATTCTGTATGAGTGCGTAAATCTATCTGATTCTTCAGAGCTCAGGGCTCAATGTGTCAAGTTTGATGATATCCCTATGCAAAAAGAACTAGGACAGAATTTGGTTATGGATCTCAAATCAACTGAGAACTTCCATCCAGAATCCGTCAACTATGAGAGGGAACAGCTTCATGATAAGCTTGTTCTGGGTTCAAATATCAGTGTGGCCAGATATGATCCTTCAGCTCTAAAAAATTCAGATGGTTTTATCATGAAGCAG ACAGTTGGCGCTATGGTGGATGTAGCATCATTTCAGCCTCAAAATAATGTAAACTTCCGCCCACAAGCTTGGAATTCAGGGAACTCTA AGGGAGAAGATACAGTAAGTTACTTAGCTTCGAACAGATTCAGGAGCCGGTGGTTAGGGGGTTGGACAGGCCAG GATGCATCTGCTACTCCAGAATTGAAACAGAATACTAAAAGTGTGATGAAGTGTTTTGCTGGTGAGACGAGTTTTTTCTCAGAATCGGCAGATATTGCTCCAGACGTAAACTCTTTTGTGCAAGTGCATGACACCAAGTTTTATAGAACATCACAGTCAAGCATAGCCTTTTCTGGTTTACATGACGAAGATAACAATGGGATAATGCTCTCTCAAGATGTGGCGACATCTTCTAGCCTATCTTCAGTAGATCCTCTTTGTTCCGTTGTCCCGTGCAGTATTTCTTCAGAAAATGCTAGTCTTACATTAGCTCACAATCAGAAGGATAAGGAAAATCATAATGAAGAATGCTTTAGACCCACACAGGAACTTGCGGTGGAGAATTCACACAAATCGTCAAATCCAATTATTAAATTTCCCCATGAGGACGGGCCATCTATGCCCACAATTAATGGTGAGCATTCTCCAGTCACAGTTCGAAGGCAAATGATTTCACTCAGGACATATAGTACGCTTCTCCCAAACCTTGTTTCCATTTTCGATGGAGGAAGCTTTTATCGTGATCGGTCATTTGAACTAGAACTCGATCAGAGGCTGAATCCCTTGAATAAGGATGTCCCCTGCGATAGATCTTCTGATAAAAGGAGTTATAAAGAGTCGCTTCCTTCCAATACTGTATCCTCATATTCTACTGGAAGAGACAGTGAGGGAAACGGTGAAACTACCTTAGATGTGAATCCTGTTGCAACACTGAAAGATCAGAAGAGAAGTTATCACAAGACCGAAGGAAATGGGAATGAGCTACCTATTCAAGCATTGAAAAAGAGGAGGCAACCTCTTATTTTTAATCATAGGTCACGTTTCCGTATCCAGGCTTCTAAACCTTTAATGAACAATTCCACTTTGGAGAAACATCTCAAACTTGATTTGCTGCCGGAAAATGTTGTTAAGCTTCAACAAAATGAGGAACTCCACACTATACAATCTGCATGCAAGAACTTCCCTGACAGAGATGTTTTAGTGAAAAAGAGAGTTCATTTCTGTGAAGCAGATATTGCAGTTCAGCAGAACAAGAACCTCCAAAAGCTAGATTCTTCCACCGAATATT GCTCAAATGCTAGAGCAAGTAAAAGATGGAAACATCCCAAGTTTCAAAGTCATGAGAGAAGCAGCCGTACAAATTGTCACCTTAAGTCTGGGAAGAGATTACTGTTTCATGGTATAGAATTCCTGCTTACAGGATTTTCTAGTCAGAAGGAAAAGGACATTGAACGACAAATATGGAAACATGGTGGCATTGTTCTTTCTGATATTCCTTCTCCAAATTTAAGGGCAAAAAGAAGCTTACGATCCAATGGCTACCATCTTCCCATTATTCTATGTATGAATAAG CTACAGACCACCAAGTTTTTGTATGGTTGTGCAGTGAACTCCTTAATATTAAAAGTTGATTGGCTTACTAATTCAATTTCGGCAGGCTGTATTTTACTACCTGAGAAGAA ATACATGATACTACCGAATCGAGCTGATGCAGAGCATATCATTATTGGGGAGCCATTTCACCACAACCGCAATTATGTCTTTGAAAAAGTAGGAATCATGCTTCACGGAAAGCACAATTTCTACAGCAAATTGGCAAAAATAATTAAG CACGGAGGTGGGAAGGTCTTTAAAACCCTCCAGTGGTTAGTCCACAGTTTGGACAAAGAGAAAGTTACTTTGGGAGCCATTGTTGCTGAGGATGAAGGTAGGACATCCCGTCACTTGAGGCAGTGCGCGTCCGAGCAGAAGATAGCAGTGATG CCAGTTAGCTGGATCATAAAAGGCTTGTATTTAGGTAAGCTGCTTCCGTTTCCAGATAAAGGTCGGCCCGCTTTACCAACAATTAAGATCTCAGAGATCCCAGTTTCCGCAAAAGTGAGTGAAGATTTATGA